CCACGAGTATCTCGGTTGAATTCCACGAGAGAACCCTCGCCTCAACGCCGCCGATGAGAACCCTTCCGGAGGAGCCGAAGCCCGCACCTCCAATGAGGATTCTCTGACCGGGCTCTGCGGTGTAGGGAGTTACCGAGCCGATGAGAGGTTCGTTCTGCTCTCCCTCGACGTGGAAGACATAGAAGCTGTTGTGCAGGAGTTCCAGGAATGCTTTTCCACCGGAGACCCTCATCCCGGCGCCGGTCAGGGCGTCGCGGTAGGTTCCATCCTCCCAGTCCAGGGGAAGCGTGAGGTTCCTCTGAGAGCCTTTGTTCATGACCACGAAAAGCCTGTGGTTCCCAAAGGTCCTCTCGAATGCCCATACGGAGTAGTTGGCATAAACCGTTCTGAAGTCTCCAAAGGCCAGGGCATCGTTGGTCTTTCTCAGCTCTGCCAGCGTTCTGATTATCCTCGCCGCCTCGGTGGTGTTGTTGAAGACCATCATCGGCCGGTTGTACGGGTCGCCCTTTCCGTCCCCGCTCACCAAGTAGCTCTCGTCACCGTAGTATATCACCGGAATCCCGGGCAGGGTCATCGTCAGTGCCAGAGCCATGTGGAAGCGCTCCACCGCGTCGTCCCGCTTTGCCTCGTTAAGGAAGCGAACCAGGTCGTGGCTGTCGAGGAAGTTGAGTTGCTTGTTCGGGTAGACGAAGAGAGAATAATAGTCCTCAAGCGTTCTGGAGAGGGTTTCAAGACTTCCCACGAAGCCGAGAGTCCTCACGATATCCTCCCTTACGGGTATGTTGAGGACCGGCGAGACGTTGGAATAGCGATAGAGCTCATAGAGGTCGTCGGTTTTCTCGGGAGAGAGTGAGTAGTACTCCCCATAGATGAAGAGCGGGGCTTTGGAGTAGAGACGCAGGTAGAAGCTCTCAAGCCAGCCGAGTTCCATGTGCTTGACGGCATCAATCCTGAAGCCGCAGACTCCGGAGTTAACGAAGAGGAGCGCGCCCTCGGTGAGGTATGAATCGACCCAGGGATTGAGCTGGTTGAAGTCGGCTAAGCCAAAGAGGTTGGCGTACTTGAGGGGAATCCCCTCCCATGTGAAGATGTTGCCGTTGTGGTGGTAGACGTTCTCTCTGATCCCGGTGTATGGGTTTACCGTAGCGTTCTTGGTGTCCCGGTAGTAGTCAGTTACAAAGGTGCCGTTGTCGTAGAGGGCCCCAAATTCGCCGTCCATTGCCGGGCCTGCGTGGTTGGGCACGTAGTCGACGATTACGCATATATCCCTCTTTTCGGCCTCCTTCACGAGCCTCCTGAAATCCTCCCAGGTTCCAAAGTGCTCCTCTATGCGCTTGTAGTCCCTCGTCCAGTAGCCGTGGTACGGAGCACTTCCATGAGCCATTTTGTTGATGTTGTCGTTCACGGGGGAGACCCATATCATGGAGACGCCGAGGCTCGCTATGTAGTCCAGCCTCCCGGTGAGGCCTTCCAGGTCACCGCCCCAGTAGAGGCGGTAGTTGGTGTGGGTCGGGTCATAAAAGGGCTCGTTGTTGCTCTGGTTCCCATCGTAGAAGCGGTCAACCATCACTTGGTATATGACGCCTCGCTCGGGTACCGCATGGGCCCCAGCGGGAGGCAGTATCAGAAGCAGCATCAAAATCATAGCCAGGGCTGCCCTCATTATATCACCAAAGGTGATAAGGATGGGGGGTTTAAAAGCCTTCACACTACTGTCTCGATATGTCTTTGAAGCTCAGGGAGACCGTGGAGCCCACGATAGAGCTGTTCGCGGCCTTGACGACCCGGAGCCTGTATTTGCCGCCCTCGAAATCCCACCGGAGCACCGTGCTGGCAGTCTCCTCAAAGAACGAGAGCAGCTCCGGGGAGTACCTCTCCACGATGTCCCGGTTGAGGAAGTACAGCGCCACGCGGCTCTTCTTCCCGACGAAGGTCGAGATGTTGCGGATCAGCCGTATGACCTCGTGCCGATCAAGGGCGATAAAGAGCTTGTGGATTCCAAGGACAGGATTGAAAACAACCTCCTCGGGGACTATCTTCTTGTAGATCTCGGTGTAATACCTAAAATCGAGGAAGTACTTATCCACCTCCACCCTCCCGAAGACGCTTCCGATGTCCCTGCTACCTCCAATCTTTATAACCGGGACATTCCTGAGGCCCTCAAGCTCCAGCCCCATGAGGTCCAGGCGGATGACGCTCTCCGCGAAGGCATCGGAGATATCGTCGATCAGGAGCGGTGTCCCCCGGGCCATGCACCTGCGGCAGACCAGGTAAAGGAGGAGCTCGGGGGAGGAAACCGCACTGTACTCGATGAGGACTGTCTCACCTGGCCTAAGTCCGAAAAGAATCGAGTCCACAGCGTGAGCGGCCATTGTGACATCACCGGATACATTTTACAATGGCAAAGTATAAAAGGTTACCGCGGCGGCCGCCGTTTCACACTATTCTGGCCACCGTCAGGACTCTCGGAGAGACGAAGGATCCCCTGCGAACCGTCTCCCGCCCAACGGCGAGGATTGACCGCAGAACCTCGAAGGCGTTTCCTACAAGCATGTTGTCCCTGAAGGGCTGAAGCTCCCCGTTCCTCACGACGTATCCCAGCTCAACCGTCAGGGAGAAGTCGCCGCTGACGGGGTTGGCGGTGTGCTCGCCGAAAACCTTCTTAACCACAACCCCCTCGAAGTCGCGGAGGCTCTCCCCTCCAGGCCTGACCAGCAGGTTGCTCGTCCCTATGTGGGGCATGGTTCTGAAGTCCCGAACCGCGTTGCCCGTGCTCTCCATGCCCAGAAACGAAGCGTACGTGTGGTCGAGGAGGAAGGACTTCAGCACGCCATCCTCAACGAGAACCGTCCTTCTGGAAGGAGTCCCCTCACCGTCGAAGGAGTAGCTCCCAGGGAATCCCTCGAGGGAGGGGTCGTCGATGAGGGTAAGCCCTCCGGCGGTCGCAGGCTCACCGGGCCGCGAGAATCTGCTCCTGCCGAAGTAAACGCTGTCGCCGTAGAGGTTCTCAAGCAGAATCCCCAGAATCGCCCCAAATGCCTCGGGCTCAAGAACCAGCGCGCCGGAGTATCCCCCAAGCTTTCCGGCGGCGCCGCTCAGCTCCGCCTCCTCGATGGCAAGGGTTATAGCCCGCTCAAGCTCCTCAAATGGCTGAAGCGAGCGGTACGACTGATAGTATGAGCCGGTTCCCGTTCTCCCGCCGCCCCTGACCGCGTAGGCGGAAACGCTCATTCCAGTGGAGCGCTCCTCGAGGAAAACACCGTTCGAGTTCGCAACGCCGTAGGTGTTGACGCCGAAAGCCAGCGAGCCGGAGAGGGTAATTCCCTCGCCCTTAAGCTCCGCCATCCTGGACGCAAAGTCGCCCGCTAGGGCGTGGGCGTCTTCAAAGGGAATCTCGTCGATGAGCCTGTCGTAGAGTCCACCGACGGGGCGCGGCTTTCCCCCTGAGGGGAATCCCGCAAAGGGCACCTCGCTTATCCTCGCGAGCTTTATCGTTCTTTTCACAAAATTTTCAAGCGTTTCACGGTCGTGGGCGAGTCCCGTGATGTAGGAGAAACCGAGTTTGCCCCTGTAGCCGATGCGGAGGCCTATCCCCGAATGGAACTTTCTCTGGGAGCGCTCCAGTCTCTCGCGCTCTATCCTGAAGGAGCCTCCCCTGCCCCTCTCCCAGTAAAGCTCCCACTCCACGTTCTCGCGCTCGAGGATTCCAATAAGTTCATCTATCATCGGTTCACCGGGGAGAGTTCGAAAAGGAATTTAAAAGGTATTCTGCCACCTCCGCAGTGGTATTTCCCCCCACTGCGGGGAGGACGTAAGCTCGCCGTACAGCCGGAGAAGCCGCTCGTAGGCGTTTTCCTTTATTGCGGCCAGTTCCCCGAAGAGCGCCGCAACCTCCTCATCGCCCGCCATCCGCTGGAGTTTTCTGTATATATCCCTGCCTATCGCCTCGGAGATCAGGGCCAGTGCCAGGGCGTTTTCAACGTCCCCCACCCCCATCATCTCATCACACACCGGCAGGGTGTCCAGGGGAGGGGCGTTGAACTCCAGCGGTCTCATACCGGGATAAAGCCGTTCGAACAGTCCCATCATCTGGACCGCGTGCTTCCTCTTCTCCCCCGCCAGCTGCAGGAACTCGTCGGCAAGCATTCCTTCAACGCGCCTGGCCAGCCACTCGTAGCTCTCGGCCCCGCACTTCTCGTTGCATATGGCGTAGCTGAGGAGCTCGTACCCGTTCAGGTTCTTCAGCAGAATCTCCACATCTTGTATAATACCAACATCTATCGCCATTTTCGTCACCATACATAAAATTGAAGGTTGATGTATATACGCTTTGCTTTCAAGTCTCGCGAATCCAAAACAGAAACCCATTCTTCAGCGAAGCCCGCCCACCAGAGCCCTCGTAAGGACGTGCGGGCCGCCGTCGTCAACCGGAACCCACTGCCCCTTGCCGCAGTAGCCCGGAAAATCGACCTTCAGGTCGTTCCCGATGGCGCGGATGTTTTTCAGGACGTCGAGTATGCTCCCGGACAGGGCCACATCGCGAACCATCTCCTTCACCTCGCCGTTTTCAATTACATAACCCTCCCTCGCGCCGAAGGTGAAGGTGCCGCCGGCGGTATCAACCTCGCCGCCCTTGTCGCCGACCATGTAGAGGCCGTTCTTAACCTCCTCGACCATCTCCTCAAAGCTCCAGTCGCCGGGCTCAACGTAGGTGTTGCTCATCCTCACGAGGGGCTGGTAGTTGTAGCCCTGCGCCCTCCCGTGGCCGTTCGGCTCGAGACCGAGGAGCGCGCTCGTCTCACGGTCGTTAAGGTAGTTCACCAATACCCCGTCCCGGATTATCTCGACGCGCCTCGCCCTGATGCCCTCGTCGTCGTAGGCGTAGGAGCCAAACCTGCCGGGCAGCGTCGGGTCGTCAACGACCGTGAGCTCCTCAACGGCTATTCTCTCCCCCAGCCTGCCCGCGAGTATGCTGTCGCCGTTCTTGACGGCGTCCGCCTCGGCGGCGTGACCGAGGGCCTCGTGGATGAAGACTCCGGTAAGCTCAGGGTCCATTATCACATCGAACTCGCCCGAGGGCGGCGAGCGGGCGTGGAGGAGGGAGACCGCCTTTTCCTTGATGCGGTCCGCCCACAGGGAGAAGTCTATTCCCTCCATCAGCTCCCAGCCAGCCGTCCCGCCGAAGCTCTTCCAGTAGCCCTGCATCTCGCCGTTCTCCCTGGCGGTAACCGAGAGGGCGATTCGAAGGCGAGGGGTCACCGTCTCTATCTCGCTTCCCAGGGAGTTGAAGTAGAAGGTCTCCTTGAGGCCGTCCCCGTAGTGGACGCGCCTGCTTGAGATGGCATCCCCTCTCAGAAGGGAATCGATCTCCTTCACCAGGGCGAGCTTGTCCTCGATGTCGACCTCCGTGAAGGGCTTTTTAACACCGATCACCGCCCTGTCCGTCACGGGGTCACCGAGGTAAATCTCCGATTTCCCTCTTGAGAGCCTCGCAATTTTCATTGCCGTTTTTATAGCGTCCTCCGCCCGTCTCATGTCGTTCGCGCTGGAGAAACCCCAGGCGCCGTTGAAGGCCCTCACCCCTATGCCCATCTCGGTGTTTAGGGAAAGCTCCTCAAGCTGGCCGTTCTGCATGCCGAGATGGGCTGCAGTGACACGGGTTATCCTAATCTCATAATATGGTATACCGTAACGTCCCGCCAGTTCCCCGGCCTTTCTCACCAGTTCCTCCATACGCACACCGATGGACATAAAAGGGAGTTCCTTTATATGGGTTGTCATAGAGGACGGGTATAGATGGATGAACCACAGGGTTTAAGGGTTGGCCATGGAGAGGCGTAACGAGATACTCGAAACTATCACGGACAAGCCGGGGATAACCTTCCGGGAGCTGGCAAGGGAGCTCGGGATAGGAATAGGCGACCTCCAGTACCATCTCCGAAAACTCGAGAAGGAGGGCAGGATATTCTCCAGGAAGGTGGGAAAGAGGCGCTACCTGTTCCCGAAGGGCTTTGAGGAGAAGGCGCAGAGGCTGCTCATAGCAATATCCACTGAGACCAGGAGAAGGATACTACTGCTCCTCATGGAGGGGCCGAAGAACCAGAAGGACATGGCGAGGAGCCTTGGACTCAGCCAGCCGACGGTGAGCTACCACATGAACGAACTGATAAAGCTCGGTGTCGTGACAGCGGAGAAGGAAAGCAGGAGCATCATATACACCCTCTCCTACGATCCCGAGCTGATAGCAAGGCTGATAAAGGAGTACCGGCCGAGCCTGTGGGAGAAGCTGGCCGACAACCTGATAGACCTGCTGACGAGCGTGGGTGATGGAGAATGATGGAAACCCTACTCGCTATCATGGCGCTGATCCTTGCGCTGACGCTGGCCGGGATCTCGTTCATTGCGTACAAAAAGAGCCATCTGCGTCCGGCAATGTATCTGGTAATAGCCTTCCTCCTGATGGCAATCAAAAAAACGATAGAGATGGCGAGCCTCGCGGAGTGG
Above is a genomic segment from Thermococcus sp. JdF3 containing:
- a CDS encoding TldD/PmbA family protein; amino-acid sequence: MIDELIGILERENVEWELYWERGRGGSFRIERERLERSQRKFHSGIGLRIGYRGKLGFSYITGLAHDRETLENFVKRTIKLARISEVPFAGFPSGGKPRPVGGLYDRLIDEIPFEDAHALAGDFASRMAELKGEGITLSGSLAFGVNTYGVANSNGVFLEERSTGMSVSAYAVRGGGRTGTGSYYQSYRSLQPFEELERAITLAIEEAELSGAAGKLGGYSGALVLEPEAFGAILGILLENLYGDSVYFGRSRFSRPGEPATAGGLTLIDDPSLEGFPGSYSFDGEGTPSRRTVLVEDGVLKSFLLDHTYASFLGMESTGNAVRDFRTMPHIGTSNLLVRPGGESLRDFEGVVVKKVFGEHTANPVSGDFSLTVELGYVVRNGELQPFRDNMLVGNAFEVLRSILAVGRETVRRGSFVSPRVLTVARIV
- a CDS encoding ferritin family protein — encoded protein: MVTKMAIDVGIIQDVEILLKNLNGYELLSYAICNEKCGAESYEWLARRVEGMLADEFLQLAGEKRKHAVQMMGLFERLYPGMRPLEFNAPPLDTLPVCDEMMGVGDVENALALALISEAIGRDIYRKLQRMAGDEEVAALFGELAAIKENAYERLLRLYGELTSSPQWGEIPLRRWQNTF
- a CDS encoding metalloregulator ArsR/SmtB family transcription factor: MERRNEILETITDKPGITFRELARELGIGIGDLQYHLRKLEKEGRIFSRKVGKRRYLFPKGFEEKAQRLLIAISTETRRRILLLLMEGPKNQKDMARSLGLSQPTVSYHMNELIKLGVVTAEKESRSIIYTLSYDPELIARLIKEYRPSLWEKLADNLIDLLTSVGDGE
- a CDS encoding DUF257 family protein, encoding MAAHAVDSILFGLRPGETVLIEYSAVSSPELLLYLVCRRCMARGTPLLIDDISDAFAESVIRLDLMGLELEGLRNVPVIKIGGSRDIGSVFGRVEVDKYFLDFRYYTEIYKKIVPEEVVFNPVLGIHKLFIALDRHEVIRLIRNISTFVGKKSRVALYFLNRDIVERYSPELLSFFEETASTVLRWDFEGGKYRLRVVKAANSSIVGSTVSLSFKDISRQ
- a CDS encoding TldD/PmbA family protein, which translates into the protein MEELVRKAGELAGRYGIPYYEIRITRVTAAHLGMQNGQLEELSLNTEMGIGVRAFNGAWGFSSANDMRRAEDAIKTAMKIARLSRGKSEIYLGDPVTDRAVIGVKKPFTEVDIEDKLALVKEIDSLLRGDAISSRRVHYGDGLKETFYFNSLGSEIETVTPRLRIALSVTARENGEMQGYWKSFGGTAGWELMEGIDFSLWADRIKEKAVSLLHARSPPSGEFDVIMDPELTGVFIHEALGHAAEADAVKNGDSILAGRLGERIAVEELTVVDDPTLPGRFGSYAYDDEGIRARRVEIIRDGVLVNYLNDRETSALLGLEPNGHGRAQGYNYQPLVRMSNTYVEPGDWSFEEMVEEVKNGLYMVGDKGGEVDTAGGTFTFGAREGYVIENGEVKEMVRDVALSGSILDVLKNIRAIGNDLKVDFPGYCGKGQWVPVDDGGPHVLTRALVGGLR
- a CDS encoding alpha-amylase family glycosyl hydrolase, with product MRAALAMILMLLLILPPAGAHAVPERGVIYQVMVDRFYDGNQSNNEPFYDPTHTNYRLYWGGDLEGLTGRLDYIASLGVSMIWVSPVNDNINKMAHGSAPYHGYWTRDYKRIEEHFGTWEDFRRLVKEAEKRDICVIVDYVPNHAGPAMDGEFGALYDNGTFVTDYYRDTKNATVNPYTGIRENVYHHNGNIFTWEGIPLKYANLFGLADFNQLNPWVDSYLTEGALLFVNSGVCGFRIDAVKHMELGWLESFYLRLYSKAPLFIYGEYYSLSPEKTDDLYELYRYSNVSPVLNIPVREDIVRTLGFVGSLETLSRTLEDYYSLFVYPNKQLNFLDSHDLVRFLNEAKRDDAVERFHMALALTMTLPGIPVIYYGDESYLVSGDGKGDPYNRPMMVFNNTTEAARIIRTLAELRKTNDALAFGDFRTVYANYSVWAFERTFGNHRLFVVMNKGSQRNLTLPLDWEDGTYRDALTGAGMRVSGGKAFLELLHNSFYVFHVEGEQNEPLIGSVTPYTAEPGQRILIGGAGFGSSGRVLIGGVEARVLSWNSTEILVEVPEVKAQRAWLDVVVETGEKASEPAKLRYYSGNDVPALIAINATNLTGGLWIKGSLPELAEPRPLLRSSTGYYFTVAPLPNGTAFSVELYRGSSWGELEPLNVTLYGFVNSTVVVLRDEPPIVETETAPAMPTMTIVHGPIEENPLPYLLAALLLLGVALIIWKKRG